In one Cercospora beticola chromosome 1, complete sequence genomic region, the following are encoded:
- the SEM1 gene encoding 26S proteasome complex subunit has translation MSGAPDNTNPANPTAKASAANVSDSDPNDKPLQPQNKAAQLEEDDEFEDFPVEDWAKEDEVGQQAGNTHLWEESWDDDDTTDDFAVQLKEELKKMGK, from the exons ATGTCCGGCGCACCAGACAACACAAATCCTGCAAACCCAACTGCAAAAGCTTCGGCCGCAAACGTATCCGACTCTGACCCGAACGACAAGCCACTTCAGCCACAGAACAAAGCTGCGCAGCTtgaggaggacgatgaatTCGAGGACTTCCCCGTAGAAG ATTGGGCAAAGGAGGACGAGGTTGGCCAACAGGCTGGCAACACACATCTCTGGGAGGAGAGctgggacgatgatgacacgACCGACGACTTTGCAGTGCAATTGAAGGaggagttgaagaagatggggAAATGA
- a CDS encoding uncharacterized protein (BUSCO:EOG09262F22), whose protein sequence is MSLSNKLSIADVDVKDKRVLIRVDFNVPLDKETNSKITNNQRIVGALPTIKYAIENGAKAVVLMSHLGRPDGKPNSKFSLKPVAAELEKLLGKKITFTEDCVGPEVEKIVIEQNNGGVVLLENLRFHAEEEGSSKDKDGNKTKADKADVEKFRKGLTALGDIYVNDAFGTAHRAHSSMVGVDLPQKASGFLVKKELEYFAKALESPQRPFLAILGGAKVSDKIQLIENMLDKVNSLIICGGMAFTFKKELDGMKIGNSLYDEAGAKKVKELVEKAKKQNVKITLPVDYVTADKFAADAKTGYAEDKDGIPDGWMGLDCGEKSVELFKKTIDDAKTILWNGPPGVFEMKAFEKGTRATMDAAVAAAQNGKIVIIGGGDTATVAAQYGVEEKLSHVSTGGGASLELLEGKDLPGVSALSAKS, encoded by the exons ATGTCTCTAAGCAACAAACTCTCGATTGCTGACGTCGACGTCAAGGACAAGCGCGTCCTGATTCGC GTGGACTTTAACGTCCCACTCGACAAGGAGACCAACTCGAAAATCACCAACAACCAGCGAATTGTCGGTGCGCTACCGACCATCAAATATGCCATTGAGAACGGTGCAAAAGCGGTGGTTCTGATGTCTCACCTCGGCCGTCCTGATGGGAAGCCAAACAGCAAATTCTCGCTGAAGCCGGTCGCcgcggagctggagaagctacttggcaagaagatcacTTTCACAGAGGACTGCGTCGGACCTGAGGTGGAGAAGATAGTGATCGAGCAGAATAACGGAGGTGTTGTGCTGTTGGAGAACTTGAGATTCCACGCCGAAGAGGAGGGTTCAAGCAAAGACAAGGACGGCAACAAGACCAAGGCCGACAAGGCTGATGTTGAAAAGTTCCGCAAGGGCTTGACGGCACTGGGAGACATCTATGTCAATGATGCCTTTGGTACTGCACACCGCGCGCACAGTTCCATGGTCGGCGTAGACCTCCCACAGAAGGCTTCGGGCTTCTTGGTCAAGAAGGAATTGGAGTACTTTGCTAAGGCACTGGAGAGCCCACAGAGACCATTCCTTGCCATTCTCGGAGGCGCGAAGGTGTCGGACAAGATTCAACTTATCGAGAACATGCTGGACAAAGTCAACTCTCTCATCATTTGCGGCGGGATGGCTTTCACTTTCAAGAAAGAGTTGGACGGCATGAAGATTGGCAACTCCCTCTATGATGAGGCTGGCGCAAAGAAGGTCAAAGAGCTGGTGGAAAaggccaagaagcagaatgTCAAGATCACACTGCCAGTCGACTACGTCACTGCAGACAAGTTCGCGGCTGATGCAAAGACTGGGTACGCCGAAGACAAGGACGGCATACCAGATGGGTGGATGGGTTTGGACTGCGGGGAGAAAAGTGTCGAGCTTTTCAAGAAGACCATTGATGATGCTAAGACGATCCTCTGGAACGGCCCACCGGGTGTTTTCGAGATGAAGGCCTTCGAGAAGGGCACTCGCGCGACCATGGATGCTGCTGTGGCGGCTGCACAGAATGGCAAGATTGTCATCATCGGTGGAGGCGACACTGCTACCGTTGCTGCTCAGTACGGCGTGGAGGAGAAGCTCAGCCACGTCTCGACCGGTGGTGGTGCAtcgctcgagctgctcgaggGCAAGGACCTGCCTGGTGTTTCTGCATTGTCCGCGAAGTCGTGA